In the genome of bacterium, one region contains:
- a CDS encoding LysE family transporter: MAVRNSLVYSKKTGLWTAVGFGLGIAVHIFYCLAGLAVVISQSILIFNTIKLLGAGYLIYIGLKSFYAKSSKLDVGEYKPRKDISALSAIKTGFLTNVLNPKATLFFLSLFTFVISPTTPFMIMLIIGGIMIINTILWFSLVAVLLSHKRIRTVFERFQNVFNKTFGGLLLILGIKIAMTEK, encoded by the coding sequence ATGGCCGTGCGCAACTCCTTGGTCTACTCCAAAAAGACCGGCCTTTGGACGGCCGTCGGTTTTGGGCTCGGCATCGCCGTGCATATTTTTTATTGCTTGGCCGGTCTTGCTGTTGTCATTTCTCAATCAATCCTGATCTTCAACACTATCAAACTTTTAGGCGCTGGATATTTAATTTACATCGGCCTCAAATCTTTTTACGCCAAATCTTCCAAATTGGATGTCGGCGAGTACAAACCAAGGAAGGACATCTCAGCCCTTTCGGCCATCAAAACAGGTTTTCTAACAAATGTACTTAATCCAAAAGCAACCCTGTTTTTCTTGAGCTTATTCACATTCGTCATCTCCCCCACCACGCCATTTATGATAATGCTGATTATCGGCGGGATAATGATTATCAATACGATTCTTTGGTTTTCATTAGTGGCTGTTTTACTTTCTCACAAACGCATCCGCACGGTGTTCGAAAGATTCCAAAACGTCTTCAATAAAACCTTCGGCGGATTATTACTTATCTTAGGAATAAAGATTGCGATGACGGAAAAATAG